From Haloarcula hispanica ATCC 33960, the proteins below share one genomic window:
- a CDS encoding universal stress protein — MTTFLLATNSVHVTAAAADYLQKRLDPAADDDIVVVAVRDPDAPPRDAGDAVNVARSRLAPFMPVTETKDGEPVTEILAAVDEHDPDELLIGPNRGTDDSDGIGSTARDLLTRVDRPVIVLPFP; from the coding sequence ATGACGACGTTTCTGCTCGCCACCAACTCGGTCCACGTCACTGCGGCCGCCGCTGACTACCTCCAGAAGCGCCTCGATCCGGCAGCTGATGACGACATCGTCGTGGTCGCCGTCCGCGACCCCGATGCTCCGCCGCGTGACGCGGGTGACGCCGTCAACGTCGCCCGTTCTCGGCTCGCGCCGTTTATGCCCGTAACGGAAACGAAAGACGGTGAGCCCGTGACGGAGATACTGGCGGCGGTTGACGAACACGACCCGGACGAACTCCTCATCGGCCCGAACCGCGGGACCGACGACAGCGATGGTATCGGCTCGACCGCCCGGGACCTCCTGACCCGCGTTGACCGCCCGGTCATCGTCCTCCCATTTCCCTAG
- a CDS encoding ribonuclease H-like domain-containing protein, which translates to MRVENSFIGTDGVGEKTERSIWEQGVTHWDEFEPSVVGGQRGDRIQQFIDEGRDRVAETDVSYFDHAFPSSERWRLYETFRERACFFDIETTGLDQDRNQVTTVSLHQDGETQTLIAGDDLTAENLRAAFDGADLLVTFNGKRFDVPFLEANFDVNLDRPHLDLMYTCKKIGLSGGLKQVEQDIGIERDRPDISGRDAVRLWREHEQGRDGALETLVSYNREDTVNLKTLAETATERLDEQVFVG; encoded by the coding sequence GTGCGCGTCGAGAACAGTTTCATCGGAACCGACGGCGTCGGGGAGAAGACCGAGCGGTCCATCTGGGAGCAGGGCGTCACCCACTGGGACGAGTTCGAACCGTCCGTCGTCGGCGGCCAGCGCGGCGACCGAATCCAACAGTTCATTGACGAGGGGCGGGACCGCGTGGCCGAAACCGACGTGTCCTACTTCGACCACGCGTTTCCCAGCAGCGAGCGCTGGCGACTGTACGAGACCTTCCGCGAGCGGGCCTGTTTCTTCGACATCGAGACGACCGGACTCGATCAGGACCGCAATCAGGTGACGACGGTGAGCCTCCATCAGGACGGGGAGACGCAGACGCTCATCGCCGGTGACGACCTGACCGCCGAGAACCTCCGGGCCGCCTTCGACGGCGCGGACCTGCTGGTGACGTTCAACGGCAAGCGATTCGACGTGCCCTTCCTCGAAGCGAACTTCGATGTCAATCTCGACCGCCCACATCTGGACCTGATGTACACCTGCAAGAAAATCGGGCTCTCCGGCGGCCTCAAGCAGGTCGAGCAGGACATCGGCATCGAACGGGACCGACCGGACATCTCTGGCCGGGACGCGGTGCGGCTCTGGCGGGAACACGAACAGGGCCGAGACGGTGCACTCGAAACGCTGGTGTCGTACAACCGGGAGGATACAGTGAACCTCAAGACGCTGGCCGAGACAGCCACCGAGCGGCTTGACGAGCAGGTTTTCGTTGGTTGA
- a CDS encoding ParA family protein: protein MGVPTLAFVGCTGGAGTTRLTVETAATLARGGRSVAVVDAAFGTQGLATYVEGRLDADVTAVAVGDVPVDDALFEWDIDADGRVALCPAHAPFERLARAKTAESAQTLERVIEEVAGRYDHVLLDVPPIASNQGVAAATTAQRRALVVPASRRGGDLLPRQQGRLRDIGAPASAVVATRVHGDDSEPVEDAAHTVPHIGAGASRPLATDPDSDVAPTVAAMAEDLLDVDLGLTFEDDGLFSR, encoded by the coding sequence ATGGGGGTTCCGACGCTCGCGTTCGTAGGGTGTACCGGTGGGGCTGGAACGACCAGGCTGACAGTCGAGACGGCGGCGACGCTGGCCCGGGGTGGGCGGTCCGTCGCCGTCGTCGACGCGGCCTTCGGCACGCAGGGACTGGCAACGTACGTCGAAGGGCGACTCGACGCCGACGTGACTGCGGTGGCCGTCGGCGACGTGCCGGTCGACGACGCGCTGTTCGAGTGGGATATCGACGCCGACGGGCGGGTCGCGCTCTGTCCGGCCCACGCGCCGTTCGAGCGCCTCGCGCGGGCGAAAACGGCCGAGAGCGCACAGACGCTCGAACGGGTTATCGAGGAGGTGGCCGGTCGCTACGACCACGTCCTGCTCGACGTGCCGCCGATTGCGTCGAATCAGGGCGTCGCCGCTGCCACGACCGCACAGCGGCGGGCGCTCGTGGTGCCAGCCAGCCGGCGCGGCGGCGACCTCCTTCCGAGACAGCAGGGCCGGCTTCGAGACATCGGTGCGCCGGCCTCTGCCGTCGTCGCGACGCGTGTCCACGGCGATGACAGCGAACCCGTCGAGGACGCCGCACACACGGTTCCGCACATCGGCGCGGGCGCGTCCAGACCACTTGCGACGGACCCCGATTCCGATGTCGCACCGACCGTCGCTGCGATGGCCGAGGACCTGCTTGATGTCGACCTCGGCCTGACCTTCGAGGACGACGGCCTGTTCTCCCGCTAG
- the ileS gene encoding isoleucine--tRNA ligase, producing the protein MERFAAVDDQYNPDAVEDGVFEYWDDVDAYEQTKAHRADGEDYFFVDGPPYTSGAAHMGTTWNKTLKDCYIRYLRMQGYNVTDRPGYDMHGLPIETKVEERLDFENKKDIEQFGEENFIEECKDFAEEQLEGLQTDFQDFGVWMDWDDPYKTVNPEYMEAAWWGFQQAHERGLVEQGQRSINQCPRCETGIANNEVEYHDVGKPSIYVKFPLADREGERSETSERASGETASREGSLVIWTTTPWTIVANTFVAVDGDLDYVGVDAEKDGDTERLYVAEACVEDVLKAGRYDDYEVVEELSGEEMVGWAYEHPLAEEVPDHAQGEGSGQVYTADYVEADRTGLVHSAPGHGEEDFERGQELDLEIFCPVGSDGVYTDDAGKYAGTFVRDANDEVIDDLDENGVLLSSESGHTVREGQCWRCDTDIVRIVTDQWFITVTDIKDELLANIEDSEWYPQWARDNRFRDFVEDAPDWNVSRQRYWGIPIPIWLPEDWSGDMDDAIVVGDREELAERVDQDIDPENVDLHKGTVDDLTITEDGTTYTRVGDVFDVWLDSSVATWGTVDYPEQTEDFEELWPADLIMEAHDQTRGWFWSQLGMSTAATGEIPYKQVLMHGYANMPDGRGMSKSKGVLIDPHEVIEKHGRDPMRLFLLSVTAQGEDMNFSWEETAEMQRRLNILWNVARFPLPYMRADDFNPEETTVEDVREDLELVDEWVLSRLQTVTEAMTDSMDDFENDKAVDELLEFVVEDVSRFYIQVVRERMWEEEDSASKQAAYATLYRVLESVAALFAPFTPFVAEQVYGALTGDSGHPTVHMCDWPEVDADLHDPALEREIEVVREVEEAGSNARQQAERKLRWPVTRVVVDVDSDDVADAVRAQEAIIADRLNARAVEVVGADDEWGELQYSAEADMSELGPAFGDDAGRVMNALNEARVAEQSLDTLEGTVREALGEDVDLTEEMVAFRRETPEGVTGTEFAALDGGGVVYVDTTLTEDIESEGYAREVIRRVQEMRKDLELDIEERIVVDLAIDDERVDSLVREHEALIKEEVRADELGGVEDGHRKTWDVEGIEMEIAIAPVAAAEASD; encoded by the coding sequence ATGGAACGTTTCGCCGCTGTCGACGACCAGTACAACCCCGACGCCGTCGAGGACGGGGTCTTCGAGTACTGGGACGACGTCGACGCCTACGAGCAGACGAAGGCCCACCGGGCCGACGGCGAGGACTACTTCTTCGTTGACGGGCCGCCCTACACCTCCGGCGCGGCCCACATGGGGACGACGTGGAACAAGACCCTGAAGGACTGTTACATCCGCTACCTGCGGATGCAGGGCTACAACGTCACTGACCGGCCGGGCTATGACATGCACGGCCTCCCCATCGAGACGAAAGTCGAGGAGCGCCTCGACTTCGAGAACAAGAAAGACATCGAGCAGTTCGGTGAGGAGAACTTCATCGAGGAGTGCAAAGACTTCGCCGAGGAGCAACTCGAAGGCCTCCAGACGGACTTCCAGGACTTCGGCGTCTGGATGGACTGGGACGACCCCTACAAGACGGTCAATCCAGAGTACATGGAGGCCGCCTGGTGGGGCTTCCAGCAGGCTCACGAGCGCGGCCTCGTCGAACAGGGCCAGCGCTCTATCAACCAGTGTCCGCGCTGTGAAACTGGCATCGCCAACAACGAGGTCGAGTACCACGACGTTGGCAAGCCGTCGATTTATGTGAAATTCCCTCTGGCGGACCGCGAGGGCGAGCGGAGCGAGACCTCGGAACGAGCGAGCGGTGAAACCGCGAGCCGCGAGGGCAGTCTGGTCATCTGGACGACGACGCCCTGGACAATCGTCGCCAACACCTTCGTCGCCGTCGACGGTGACCTCGACTACGTGGGCGTCGACGCTGAGAAAGACGGTGATACCGAACGGCTCTACGTCGCCGAGGCCTGCGTCGAGGACGTGCTGAAGGCCGGCCGGTACGACGACTACGAGGTCGTCGAGGAACTGTCCGGCGAGGAGATGGTCGGCTGGGCGTACGAGCACCCGCTGGCCGAGGAAGTGCCGGACCACGCCCAAGGCGAGGGCTCTGGGCAGGTGTACACCGCCGACTACGTCGAGGCCGACCGCACGGGCCTCGTCCACTCCGCGCCCGGCCACGGTGAGGAGGACTTCGAGCGCGGACAGGAACTCGACCTCGAAATCTTCTGTCCGGTCGGGAGCGACGGCGTCTACACCGACGACGCGGGCAAGTACGCAGGGACGTTCGTCCGCGACGCCAACGACGAGGTCATCGACGACCTCGACGAGAACGGCGTCCTGCTCTCCAGTGAATCTGGCCACACCGTCCGCGAAGGGCAGTGCTGGCGCTGTGACACCGACATCGTCCGTATCGTTACCGACCAGTGGTTCATCACGGTGACCGACATCAAGGACGAACTGCTTGCGAATATCGAGGACAGCGAGTGGTACCCGCAGTGGGCGCGAGACAACCGCTTCCGGGACTTCGTTGAGGACGCGCCGGACTGGAACGTCTCGCGGCAGCGCTACTGGGGCATCCCGATCCCCATCTGGCTCCCTGAAGACTGGTCCGGTGACATGGACGACGCCATCGTCGTCGGCGACCGCGAGGAACTCGCCGAGCGGGTCGACCAGGACATCGACCCCGAAAACGTCGACCTCCACAAGGGCACGGTCGACGACCTCACCATCACCGAGGACGGCACGACCTACACCCGCGTCGGCGACGTGTTCGACGTCTGGCTCGACTCCTCCGTGGCGACGTGGGGGACCGTCGACTACCCCGAACAGACTGAGGACTTCGAGGAGCTGTGGCCTGCCGACCTCATCATGGAGGCCCACGACCAGACCCGCGGCTGGTTCTGGTCGCAACTGGGCATGAGCACCGCCGCCACCGGTGAGATTCCGTACAAGCAGGTGCTGATGCACGGCTACGCCAACATGCCCGACGGTCGCGGCATGTCCAAGTCCAAGGGCGTCCTCATCGATCCCCACGAGGTCATCGAGAAGCACGGCCGCGACCCGATGCGGCTGTTCCTGCTGTCGGTGACTGCCCAGGGCGAGGACATGAACTTCTCCTGGGAGGAGACCGCCGAGATGCAACGGCGGCTCAACATCCTCTGGAACGTCGCGCGCTTCCCGCTGCCGTACATGCGTGCGGATGATTTCAATCCGGAGGAGACCACAGTCGAGGATGTCCGCGAAGACCTCGAACTCGTCGACGAGTGGGTCCTCTCCAGGCTTCAGACCGTGACCGAGGCGATGACCGACTCGATGGACGACTTCGAGAACGACAAGGCGGTCGACGAACTGCTCGAATTCGTCGTCGAAGACGTCTCTCGCTTCTACATTCAGGTCGTCCGCGAGCGGATGTGGGAAGAAGAGGACAGCGCCTCGAAGCAGGCCGCCTACGCCACCCTCTATCGCGTGCTGGAATCGGTGGCCGCGCTGTTCGCCCCGTTTACGCCCTTCGTCGCCGAGCAGGTGTACGGTGCGCTCACCGGTGATTCGGGGCACCCGACGGTCCACATGTGCGACTGGCCCGAGGTCGACGCCGACCTGCACGACCCCGCGCTCGAACGCGAGATCGAGGTCGTCCGCGAGGTCGAGGAGGCGGGCTCGAACGCCCGCCAGCAGGCCGAGCGCAAGCTCCGGTGGCCCGTCACCCGCGTCGTCGTCGACGTGGACAGCGACGACGTGGCCGACGCGGTCCGCGCGCAGGAAGCTATCATCGCCGACCGGCTCAACGCCCGCGCTGTCGAGGTCGTCGGCGCTGACGACGAGTGGGGCGAACTCCAGTACTCCGCCGAGGCCGACATGAGCGAACTCGGCCCGGCCTTCGGCGACGACGCCGGCCGCGTCATGAACGCGCTCAACGAGGCCCGCGTCGCCGAGCAGTCACTCGATACCCTCGAAGGTACAGTACGCGAGGCGCTCGGTGAGGACGTCGACCTCACCGAGGAGATGGTCGCGTTCCGCCGCGAGACGCCCGAGGGCGTCACCGGGACGGAGTTCGCTGCGCTCGATGGCGGCGGCGTCGTCTACGTCGACACCACACTCACCGAGGACATCGAGAGCGAGGGGTACGCCCGCGAGGTCATCCGTCGCGTGCAAGAGATGCGAAAGGACCTCGAACTCGATATCGAGGAGCGCATCGTCGTGGACCTGGCAATCGACGACGAGCGCGTGGATTCGCTGGTCCGCGAGCACGAGGCGCTCATCAAAGAGGAGGTTCGGGCTGACGAACTCGGCGGCGTCGAGGACGGCCATCGAAAAACGTGGGACGTCGAAGGGATTGAGATGGAAATCGCGATAGCACCGGTCGCCGCGGCTGAGGCGTCGGATTAA
- a CDS encoding uracil-DNA glycosylase: MPAFPTDEQQNALTEDCRRCPELAESRTCISWGNGPPSADLVVIGEAPADGDPEAEQWRGGNLTGMAYTSRRSGRKIRQVLADAGFGHDDCYYTNAVKCHPPENRDPTDAELANCRPYLVEEVEAIEPAAVLTTGKHATKTVLALDDDSLDGFLDSVLDPLQSEALSVPVVPLLHPSYQEVWLSRLGYSYDEYTAAIADTVTSVDDT, encoded by the coding sequence GTGCCAGCGTTCCCGACCGACGAGCAGCAAAACGCCCTCACAGAGGACTGCCGACGCTGCCCGGAACTCGCCGAGAGCCGGACCTGTATCTCGTGGGGCAACGGCCCGCCGTCGGCCGACCTCGTGGTCATCGGCGAAGCACCGGCTGACGGCGACCCGGAAGCCGAGCAGTGGCGGGGCGGCAACCTGACCGGGATGGCCTACACCTCGCGGCGCTCCGGCCGGAAAATCCGGCAGGTGCTCGCCGACGCCGGGTTCGGCCACGACGACTGCTACTACACCAACGCCGTGAAGTGCCATCCGCCGGAGAACCGCGACCCGACCGACGCGGAGTTGGCGAACTGCCGCCCCTACCTCGTCGAGGAAGTCGAAGCAATCGAGCCAGCGGCGGTGCTGACCACCGGCAAGCACGCGACGAAGACCGTGCTGGCGCTGGACGACGACAGCCTCGACGGGTTTCTCGACAGCGTGCTCGACCCGCTGCAGAGCGAGGCGCTGAGCGTTCCCGTGGTCCCGCTGCTCCACCCCTCGTATCAGGAGGTCTGGCTCTCGCGGCTGGGCTACAGTTACGACGAGTACACGGCGGCCATCGCCGACACGGTCACCAGTGTCGATGACACCTAG
- the hemL gene encoding glutamate-1-semialdehyde 2,1-aminomutase: MNHEQSRALYDRALSVLSGGVNSSVRATRPYPFFVEKGDGGHVIDADGNRYIDFVMGYGPLLLGHSLPEQVQSAIQRHAAEGPMYGAPTEVEVELAEFVTRHVPSVEMLRFVNSGTEATVSAVRLARGYTGRDKIVVMQSGYHGAQESTLVEGEGDHTAPSSPGIPESFAEHTLTVPFNDEEAAHEVFEEHGDDIAAVLTEPILGNYGIVHPVEGYHDTLRELCDDHGSLLIFDEVITGFRVGGLQCAQGAFDIDPDITTFGKIVGGGFPVGAIGGKSEIIEQFTPAGDVFQSGTFSGHPVTMAAGLETLRYAAEHDVYDHVNELGDRLRAGLQDILEDQAPEYTVVGRDSMFKVIFTRDGPDSFDGHCEAGCRQRESCPRFDYCPKTGHDVTQAETERWERLFWPAMKDQGVFLTANQFESQFICDAHTGEDIENALEAYKEAI; the protein is encoded by the coding sequence ATGAACCACGAGCAGTCACGAGCGCTGTACGACCGCGCCCTGTCGGTGCTGTCGGGCGGCGTCAACTCCTCCGTGCGAGCGACACGGCCCTACCCGTTCTTCGTCGAGAAAGGGGACGGCGGGCACGTCATCGACGCCGACGGGAACCGATACATCGATTTCGTCATGGGCTACGGTCCGCTGCTGCTGGGCCACAGCCTGCCCGAGCAGGTCCAATCAGCCATCCAGCGACACGCCGCTGAGGGGCCGATGTACGGCGCGCCGACCGAAGTCGAGGTCGAACTGGCCGAGTTCGTCACCCGGCACGTCCCCAGTGTCGAGATGCTGCGGTTCGTCAACAGCGGGACCGAGGCGACGGTCTCGGCGGTCCGACTGGCTCGTGGCTACACGGGGCGGGACAAAATCGTCGTGATGCAGAGTGGCTACCACGGGGCACAGGAGTCCACGCTGGTCGAGGGCGAGGGCGACCACACGGCCCCGTCCAGCCCCGGCATCCCCGAGAGCTTCGCTGAGCACACCCTGACCGTGCCGTTCAACGACGAGGAAGCCGCCCACGAGGTGTTCGAGGAACACGGCGACGACATCGCCGCGGTGCTCACCGAACCCATCCTCGGGAACTACGGCATCGTCCACCCGGTCGAGGGCTACCACGACACGCTCCGGGAACTGTGTGACGACCACGGCTCCCTGCTTATTTTCGACGAGGTCATCACCGGCTTCCGCGTCGGCGGCCTCCAGTGTGCCCAGGGCGCGTTCGACATCGACCCCGACATCACCACGTTCGGGAAGATTGTCGGCGGCGGCTTCCCGGTCGGGGCAATCGGTGGCAAAAGCGAGATCATCGAGCAGTTCACCCCTGCCGGCGATGTGTTCCAGTCCGGAACGTTCTCTGGCCACCCCGTGACGATGGCGGCCGGTCTGGAGACGTTACGGTATGCGGCTGAACACGACGTATACGACCACGTCAACGAGCTCGGCGACCGGCTCCGAGCGGGACTGCAGGACATCCTCGAAGACCAGGCCCCCGAGTACACCGTCGTCGGCCGGGACTCGATGTTCAAGGTCATCTTCACCCGCGACGGGCCTGATTCCTTCGACGGACATTGCGAGGCTGGCTGCCGGCAGCGGGAGTCCTGTCCACGCTTCGACTACTGTCCGAAGACCGGCCACGACGTGACACAGGCCGAGACCGAGCGGTGGGAGCGCCTGTTCTGGCCTGCGATGAAAGACCAGGGCGTGTTCCTCACGGCGAACCAGTTCGAGTCACAGTTCATCTGTGATGCCCACACAGGTGAAGACATAGAGAATGCGCTCGAAGCATACAAAGAGGCGATATGA
- a CDS encoding HVO_0234 family beta-propeller protein gives MSDDDIALSEKRMYGAKRPETHAYVASGLGVTRVETAGGQIGRFSLSERCNARDVAGASGEVAVATDEDVLVLTDDGFVPTGFGPATAVGYDGDGLLAAGDGRVARYSGEWRDIGEVADVRAIDGDRLAAAEGVYALPSLDRLGLVDVVDVAGDYAATESGLYRYESGSTDSDGEWTEVRSGRHLAVASDGEQVHAAAADGLYELTAGAWEPCTLPATERVVDVTYGDDTYAITENGTFLVATAAEATADGQGGWRQRSLGVPDVVGVAVA, from the coding sequence GTGAGCGACGACGACATCGCACTGTCCGAGAAGCGAATGTACGGGGCGAAACGTCCGGAGACCCACGCGTACGTCGCGTCGGGACTGGGCGTCACCCGCGTCGAGACGGCCGGCGGCCAGATCGGGCGGTTCAGCCTGAGCGAACGGTGCAATGCCCGTGATGTGGCCGGCGCAAGCGGCGAAGTCGCGGTCGCCACCGACGAGGACGTGCTCGTGTTGACCGACGACGGCTTCGTTCCGACTGGGTTCGGGCCAGCCACCGCCGTCGGCTACGACGGCGACGGACTGCTCGCAGCCGGCGACGGCCGCGTCGCTCGGTACAGCGGGGAGTGGCGAGATATCGGCGAGGTCGCGGACGTCCGTGCCATCGACGGCGACCGCCTCGCCGCGGCCGAGGGCGTGTACGCCCTCCCGTCGCTCGACCGACTCGGCCTGGTGGACGTGGTCGACGTGGCCGGTGACTACGCCGCGACCGAGAGCGGACTGTACCGCTACGAAAGCGGGAGCACCGACAGCGACGGCGAGTGGACCGAGGTCCGGTCGGGCCGACACTTGGCAGTTGCAAGCGACGGTGAGCAGGTCCATGCCGCCGCGGCGGACGGCCTGTACGAACTGACAGCCGGCGCGTGGGAGCCCTGCACGTTGCCAGCGACCGAGCGCGTCGTCGACGTGACCTACGGCGACGACACCTACGCGATCACCGAGAACGGGACCTTCCTCGTCGCAACCGCGGCCGAGGCGACCGCCGACGGACAGGGCGGCTGGCGACAGCGCTCGCTGGGCGTCCCCGACGTCGTTGGCGTCGCTGTGGCCTGA
- a CDS encoding HIT family protein, with translation MSEDCIFCQIVAGDIPSRTVYEDDTVFAFLDANPLSPGHTLVIPKAHHERLNDTPADVAAEVLSTLHELVPAVEAAVDAPASTVAFNNGEVAGQEVPHVHGHIIPRFEDDGGRPIHTLVNDRPDLSDDELDAIEDDIVAEQA, from the coding sequence ATGAGCGAGGACTGCATCTTCTGCCAGATTGTCGCCGGTGACATCCCGAGCCGCACCGTCTACGAGGACGACACCGTGTTCGCGTTCCTCGATGCAAATCCCCTCTCGCCGGGGCACACGCTCGTCATCCCGAAGGCCCACCACGAACGGCTGAACGACACGCCCGCCGACGTGGCCGCGGAGGTGCTGTCGACCCTGCACGAACTCGTCCCCGCCGTCGAAGCAGCGGTCGACGCCCCCGCCAGCACGGTCGCGTTCAACAACGGCGAGGTCGCCGGCCAGGAAGTCCCGCACGTCCACGGCCACATCATCCCGCGATTCGAGGACGACGGCGGCCGGCCGATCCACACGCTGGTCAACGACCGCCCCGACCTCTCTGATGACGAACTGGACGCCATCGAGGACGATATCGTGGCCGAACAGGCGTAA
- a CDS encoding DUF7837 family putative zinc-binding protein, which yields MWDSDIETADPPLGRCPVCDVRIPAANLVIAYDTAGDWPRMLATCPDCEGAVNPV from the coding sequence ATGTGGGACAGTGACATAGAAACGGCCGACCCACCGCTGGGGAGGTGTCCGGTCTGTGACGTGAGGATTCCCGCAGCGAATCTCGTCATCGCGTACGACACGGCCGGCGACTGGCCGCGGATGCTCGCGACGTGTCCGGATTGTGAGGGCGCGGTGAATCCGGTGTGA
- a CDS encoding PAS domain-containing response regulator, producing MTAQFLERENERLEVQTATNGTDGLAILRAENIDCIVSDYDMPVMDGLEFLAAVREQSPDLPFILFTGKGSEEIASEAITAGVTEYIQKEHGTDQYAILANRITNLVERYRAVRTIDRSYRAMKTASEGISLIDPDGTFSYVNPAFADLFGYEQDELAGEPWTILYHDDEADRLENDIIPAVKENEYWSGETVRLMKDGDRLVTNHRLAHADDGVLVCTARDITPERTQLVGQSTQFDVLIDAMDDHAFFTLDHEGYVTRWNDGAQQFTGYNAEEIIGAHVSTFFEESDLANGLPEQLLDTAKTDGTVSHEGLQIRQDGTRCWTDMTLSASFDESGALRGYGIILKEADRQQIPQ from the coding sequence TTGACCGCCCAGTTCCTCGAACGGGAAAACGAACGGCTCGAAGTTCAAACGGCAACGAACGGTACTGACGGTCTTGCGATTCTTCGGGCGGAGAACATCGATTGTATCGTCTCGGACTATGATATGCCAGTAATGGACGGGCTGGAGTTCCTGGCTGCAGTCCGCGAACAGTCTCCTGACCTGCCGTTCATCCTTTTTACTGGCAAAGGGAGCGAAGAGATCGCGAGCGAAGCTATCACGGCCGGCGTGACGGAGTACATCCAGAAAGAGCATGGGACTGACCAGTACGCGATCCTGGCCAATCGAATCACGAACCTTGTCGAACGCTACCGTGCCGTCCGTACAATCGACCGTAGCTACAGGGCGATGAAGACTGCCAGCGAAGGGATCAGCCTCATCGACCCGGACGGGACGTTTTCGTATGTGAACCCTGCCTTTGCGGACCTATTTGGATACGAGCAGGATGAACTGGCCGGCGAGCCCTGGACAATTCTGTACCACGACGATGAAGCGGACCGGCTAGAGAACGACATCATCCCAGCGGTCAAAGAAAACGAGTACTGGTCGGGTGAAACAGTTCGCCTGATGAAAGACGGCGACAGGCTCGTTACGAACCATCGCCTGGCTCACGCTGACGACGGGGTACTCGTGTGTACGGCGCGGGACATCACCCCCGAACGGACGCAGTTGGTGGGACAGAGCACTCAGTTCGACGTTCTTATCGATGCCATGGACGACCACGCCTTTTTCACCCTCGACCATGAGGGCTACGTCACTCGCTGGAACGACGGTGCTCAACAATTCACTGGCTATAACGCGGAGGAAATCATCGGAGCGCACGTTTCGACGTTCTTCGAGGAGTCTGATCTGGCGAACGGCCTTCCCGAGCAACTCCTCGATACCGCGAAAACAGACGGGACCGTCTCCCACGAAGGGTTACAGATCCGTCAGGACGGCACGCGCTGCTGGACAGACATGACGCTCTCTGCGAGCTTTGACGAGTCCGGAGCGCTCCGTGGCTACGGCATTATTTTGAAAGAGGCCGACAGACAGCAAATACCGCAGTAA
- a CDS encoding ribose-phosphate diphosphokinase has protein sequence MIIPGADTQAFAATLAEATGERLGRVEYERFPDGEHVVRVPEAVSGERAVVVASTVDSDAHLQLLQLQDAARESGASEVITVIPYMGYARQDEAFKPGEPVSSRAMARAISTGTDRVLTVNPHEPAVCDFFDVPATNVDAASVLADPLPADLTNPLFLSPDEGAIALATTVRDAYGEGETDFFEKDRDYDTGDIEISPSDAPVEGRDVVLVDDIIATGSTMSESVGVLDDRDAERVFVTCIHPMLASNALTKLNSAGVEAVYGTDTLERAVSEVSAAPVVAEEL, from the coding sequence ATGATTATCCCCGGGGCGGACACGCAGGCGTTCGCGGCGACCCTCGCCGAGGCGACGGGCGAGCGGCTTGGACGGGTCGAGTACGAACGGTTTCCCGACGGTGAGCACGTCGTCCGGGTGCCCGAAGCCGTCTCCGGTGAGCGTGCCGTCGTCGTCGCATCCACTGTCGACAGCGACGCGCACCTCCAGTTGCTCCAGTTGCAGGACGCGGCCCGCGAAAGCGGCGCGAGTGAGGTCATCACCGTCATCCCGTACATGGGCTACGCCCGTCAGGACGAGGCATTCAAGCCTGGCGAACCGGTCTCCTCGCGGGCGATGGCCCGCGCCATTTCGACGGGAACCGACCGTGTACTGACCGTAAATCCCCACGAACCGGCCGTCTGTGATTTCTTCGACGTGCCAGCCACCAACGTCGACGCGGCGAGTGTTCTCGCCGACCCGCTGCCTGCGGACCTGACGAACCCCCTCTTTCTCTCGCCCGACGAAGGCGCAATCGCCCTCGCGACGACGGTCCGAGACGCGTACGGCGAGGGTGAGACGGACTTCTTCGAGAAGGATCGGGACTACGACACCGGCGACATCGAGATCAGCCCCAGCGACGCGCCGGTCGAGGGCCGTGATGTGGTGCTGGTCGATGATATCATCGCCACGGGGTCGACGATGAGCGAGTCCGTTGGCGTCCTCGACGACCGCGACGCCGAACGGGTGTTCGTCACCTGTATCCACCCGATGCTCGCCAGCAACGCCCTGACGAAGCTCAACAGCGCCGGCGTCGAAGCCGTCTACGGCACGGACACGCTTGAACGCGCCGTCAGCGAGGTCAGCGCCGCACCGGTCGTCGCCGAAGAGCTGTAG